From Effusibacillus lacus, a single genomic window includes:
- a CDS encoding carbohydrate ABC transporter permease, whose product MLSKRKRQWRQLLTAGPFLLPSVFLFIVFFFYPLAKTVYLSFFLTNARGEAKRWVGWMQYKELFASPEFHQSLLVTLTFVLLTVIPGILAALCLALLVEKPIRGMVFFRTLIISPVTVSVATASTIGLLLFNPSISIITYGLSFLGVKEIAWLTDPFWAMIAVSLVTIWLGVGFNTIILLGGLQNIPSDIVESSLIDGADFWTRLRHVILPLLSPTLFFVLIVSVINAFQAFGQVNILTQGGPSRATHLLVYSIYRDAFFNFQFGYAAAQSIVLFVIILVLTLLQFRVVERKVHYQ is encoded by the coding sequence ATGTTGTCAAAGAGGAAACGCCAGTGGCGCCAATTGCTGACGGCAGGTCCGTTCCTGCTGCCATCCGTTTTTCTGTTCATTGTGTTCTTCTTTTATCCTTTGGCCAAAACCGTTTATCTCAGTTTCTTTCTGACCAATGCAAGGGGAGAGGCGAAACGGTGGGTGGGGTGGATGCAGTACAAGGAACTGTTTGCATCTCCCGAGTTTCATCAGAGTTTGCTGGTGACTCTCACCTTTGTGCTGTTGACAGTCATACCCGGTATTCTTGCCGCTTTGTGCCTGGCGCTGCTGGTGGAAAAGCCCATTCGGGGCATGGTTTTTTTTCGAACGCTGATCATTTCGCCGGTTACGGTATCTGTGGCAACGGCGTCGACCATCGGGCTGCTTCTGTTTAACCCCAGCATCAGCATCATCACCTATGGGTTGTCCTTCTTGGGTGTCAAAGAAATCGCATGGTTGACCGATCCCTTCTGGGCGATGATTGCGGTATCGCTTGTAACTATCTGGCTGGGAGTCGGGTTTAATACGATCATTTTGCTGGGCGGTCTGCAGAATATCCCCTCCGATATTGTAGAAAGTTCGCTGATCGACGGGGCCGATTTTTGGACACGGCTTCGTCATGTGATCCTCCCGCTGTTGTCACCTACGTTGTTCTTTGTCCTGATTGTTTCCGTGATCAACGCGTTTCAGGCATTCGGACAGGTCAATATTCTGACCCAGGGAGGGCCGTCACGGGCGACACACCTGCTGGTGTATTCGATCTACCGGGATGCATTCTTCAACTTCCAGTTCGGGTATGCGGCCGCACAGTCGATTGTGCTGTTTGTCATCATTCTGGTGCTGACCCTGCTTCAATTCCGGGTTGTGGAAAGGAAGGTGCATTACCAGTGA
- a CDS encoding alkaline phosphatase family protein, giving the protein MKSASLFEIVAARCWNVLNEGKTFTPVFVLSVFLIANGLAVDPLRFGIAAVAALPLFVVYYIYDYPLHLRWFLWVPPAGFIAMFGHWNTGLLLWAFGLYVFFTVFFWGTLYYHLRIGTTWWNFTRIWKLFLKNTDSTSGNVGEQLPKVFLLLLVMDWAYRDGVGPGTHSWEAYAVFVAGVAFYSWLVHKLLFNWKPQEYPDYTSNAAVSNPLAKRVVVIVIDGCRKERFEEADAPFLHYLQKTGVYYDLMETVYPARTVVCFSSMFTGTYPREHGIQSNMVWKLGVRVESVFDKLKQQGRKGVLFGCAHLIDAFGDYVESFTAVENNDIVDHKIMARAKEIMKRENPDLMVIQMIAVDQTGHSRGVLYPEYLDKIKESDRLIEDFYRWMEREGFLDDTVLVVMADHGQGNGIGGHGHLDVGERFVPFILHGSGIKRGVRVKEHRSIVSLAPTISYLLGVPFPDKSRGPVLTEAIDEVSSKGETA; this is encoded by the coding sequence GTGAAATCCGCCTCGCTGTTTGAGATTGTGGCCGCAAGATGCTGGAATGTGCTGAATGAAGGCAAGACGTTTACTCCGGTATTCGTCTTGTCTGTTTTTCTGATCGCCAACGGACTTGCCGTGGATCCGCTCCGGTTTGGGATTGCTGCCGTTGCAGCCCTGCCGTTGTTTGTCGTGTACTACATCTATGATTACCCGCTTCACCTGCGGTGGTTCCTATGGGTTCCGCCGGCGGGGTTTATCGCAATGTTTGGCCATTGGAATACGGGGCTTCTCTTGTGGGCTTTCGGGCTGTATGTTTTTTTTACCGTCTTCTTCTGGGGAACTTTGTATTATCACTTGCGAATCGGGACCACATGGTGGAACTTTACGAGAATTTGGAAGCTGTTTCTGAAGAACACAGATTCAACAAGCGGCAATGTGGGAGAGCAGCTGCCGAAAGTGTTCCTTCTTTTGTTGGTGATGGATTGGGCGTATCGAGATGGGGTTGGTCCGGGGACACATTCTTGGGAAGCGTATGCTGTCTTTGTCGCAGGGGTTGCGTTTTACAGTTGGTTGGTTCACAAGTTGTTGTTTAATTGGAAGCCGCAGGAATATCCTGATTATACAAGCAATGCGGCTGTCTCGAATCCTTTGGCCAAACGGGTTGTTGTCATTGTGATTGACGGCTGCCGCAAAGAACGATTTGAAGAAGCGGACGCCCCTTTCTTGCACTACCTGCAAAAAACGGGTGTGTACTATGACTTAATGGAGACAGTCTACCCGGCACGGACAGTGGTTTGTTTTTCTTCCATGTTTACCGGGACCTATCCGCGTGAGCACGGGATACAGTCGAACATGGTGTGGAAACTCGGGGTGCGTGTGGAGAGCGTTTTTGACAAGTTGAAACAGCAGGGGCGTAAAGGCGTGCTGTTCGGCTGCGCCCACTTGATAGACGCTTTTGGCGATTATGTGGAGAGCTTTACGGCTGTAGAGAATAACGACATCGTGGACCATAAAATCATGGCCCGCGCAAAAGAGATCATGAAACGGGAAAATCCGGATTTGATGGTCATTCAGATGATTGCGGTGGATCAGACGGGTCATAGCCGCGGCGTCCTGTATCCGGAGTATCTTGACAAGATCAAGGAATCGGACCGGTTGATCGAGGATTTTTACCGTTGGATGGAGCGTGAAGGCTTCTTAGATGACACGGTTCTGGTGGTGATGGCTGATCACGGGCAGGGAAACGGGATTGGCGGCCACGGGCATCTGGATGTCGGGGAACGGTTTGTTCCTTTTATCCTGCACGGATCTGGCATCAAACGGGGCGTGAGAGTAAAAGAACACCGAAGCATCGTATCGCTGGCCCCGACGATTTCCTATCTGCTGGGTGTCCCGTTTCCGGACAAGTCCCGGGGACCGGTACTGACGGAAGCTATTGATGAAGTGAGCAGCAAAGGAGAAACAGCATGA
- a CDS encoding ABC transporter substrate-binding protein — protein sequence MVKKGFVAGLLTVALGASTLLAGCSNSQGTSAEPGQKGVTEITMWHAMGGAAGKGIDALVSRFNETHPNIKVTTVYQGNYDELFNKFKTAQGSDTAPSLMQVYDIGTRFMIDSDSVVPMQKFIDQEKYDVSDFEPNIMAYYKLDGKLYSMPFNSSNPILYYNKTAFKEAGLDPNKPPATWKEVEEYSKKLTKKGADGKVERYGFSMAVYGWFFEQYLANQGALYVNNGNGRQARATEAAVNKEAGVKLLEWWKQMYDAGLLGNFGRKTSDTQAAFTSGKTAMFIDSTAVLRAMVDGSQGKFEVGTAPLPKPEGAPGGVIIGGGSLWIMKDQPEEKQKAAWEFVKFVAEPKQQASWQIATGYFPIRTKAYNEQELKENVAKYPQFETAVKQLHDTKLSEATTGGVIGVFPEARATVETAIEEVLLNKKKPQEALDDAAKKITEAIGKYNQIYKK from the coding sequence ATGGTGAAAAAAGGTTTTGTGGCAGGATTGCTGACGGTCGCTCTTGGAGCATCCACACTCTTGGCCGGTTGTTCCAACTCCCAGGGAACTTCTGCAGAACCCGGGCAGAAAGGTGTTACCGAAATCACCATGTGGCATGCGATGGGCGGTGCTGCCGGTAAAGGAATCGATGCACTGGTAAGCAGGTTCAACGAGACGCATCCGAACATTAAAGTCACCACCGTTTACCAGGGCAACTATGACGAGTTGTTCAACAAGTTCAAGACTGCGCAGGGCAGCGATACGGCTCCGTCTCTGATGCAGGTATACGACATTGGAACCCGGTTCATGATTGATTCCGATTCGGTCGTTCCGATGCAGAAGTTCATTGATCAAGAGAAATATGACGTCTCAGACTTCGAACCCAATATCATGGCTTACTACAAACTGGACGGCAAGTTGTATTCGATGCCCTTCAACTCTTCCAATCCGATTCTTTACTACAACAAAACCGCCTTTAAAGAAGCGGGCCTGGACCCGAACAAACCGCCGGCAACCTGGAAGGAAGTGGAGGAGTACTCCAAAAAGCTGACGAAAAAAGGCGCGGACGGCAAAGTGGAACGCTATGGCTTCTCAATGGCGGTCTACGGGTGGTTTTTTGAACAATATCTGGCCAACCAGGGTGCACTCTATGTCAATAACGGGAACGGTCGCCAGGCACGCGCCACTGAAGCGGCGGTCAATAAAGAGGCGGGCGTCAAACTGCTGGAATGGTGGAAGCAGATGTATGATGCAGGACTCCTCGGCAACTTTGGCCGCAAGACTTCCGATACACAAGCCGCCTTTACGTCTGGAAAGACCGCCATGTTCATCGATTCGACCGCCGTTCTTCGGGCCATGGTCGACGGTTCGCAAGGTAAGTTTGAAGTAGGCACCGCTCCGCTTCCCAAACCGGAAGGGGCCCCCGGTGGCGTAATTATCGGCGGGGGTTCCCTCTGGATCATGAAAGATCAACCGGAAGAAAAGCAGAAAGCGGCGTGGGAGTTCGTGAAGTTTGTGGCGGAACCGAAGCAGCAGGCCTCCTGGCAGATTGCTACCGGTTACTTCCCGATCCGCACGAAGGCTTACAATGAGCAGGAGCTGAAAGAGAACGTGGCAAAATATCCGCAATTTGAAACAGCGGTAAAACAGTTGCACGATACCAAACTGTCGGAAGCCACAACAGGCGGCGTAATCGGTGTATTCCCGGAAGCCCGCGCAACTGTGGAGACTGCAATCGAAGAGGTTCTTCTCAATAAGAAGAAACCGCAGGAAGCTTTGGATGATGCGGCAAAGAAAATCACTGAGGCAATCGGCAAGTATAATCAAATCTACAAAAAATAG
- a CDS encoding FTR1 family iron permease: MEVQALLITFREALEALLIVGIITSYLHRVKRPEFTKYVWLGAGLAVAASFGVALLFQVVLTGFAAMGSEMYLKIGIMLISAILLTQMVFWMAKQSRDIKGQVEGKLDQFITAGNVAGMVIHSFLVVLREGVETVFFFAAITGGNIGAAMQGWGAITGIVLAAIVSYFFFKGTMRIPLKTFFKVTGAFIILIAAGLLVQGFSMMQDLNWIGSVMPQLYDLTWLMPEHPIDHEHYVRDTGREPLISGDVGIFLKALFGYSSMPSLEEVLVYVGYFVVLYLLLERRNAQSTVEEKATVEQAGASAAGTPRVNQAAKVAE; the protein is encoded by the coding sequence ATGGAAGTGCAAGCATTATTGATTACATTCCGCGAGGCATTGGAAGCCCTCTTGATTGTTGGGATTATTACGTCCTATCTGCATCGTGTGAAGCGTCCGGAATTCACGAAATACGTTTGGCTCGGAGCCGGCCTTGCCGTGGCGGCAAGCTTTGGGGTTGCGCTGTTGTTCCAGGTGGTGCTCACCGGATTTGCCGCGATGGGCAGCGAAATGTATCTGAAAATCGGCATCATGCTGATATCCGCTATCCTTCTGACCCAGATGGTGTTCTGGATGGCGAAGCAAAGCCGGGACATCAAAGGGCAAGTGGAAGGCAAACTCGACCAATTCATCACTGCGGGCAACGTGGCAGGCATGGTCATTCACTCGTTTCTGGTCGTGCTGCGGGAAGGAGTCGAAACTGTCTTCTTCTTTGCGGCCATCACGGGGGGCAATATCGGAGCCGCCATGCAGGGATGGGGCGCCATCACCGGAATTGTGCTGGCTGCCATTGTCAGCTACTTCTTCTTTAAGGGTACCATGCGCATCCCGCTCAAAACGTTCTTTAAAGTTACGGGAGCCTTCATTATCCTGATTGCGGCGGGTCTCCTGGTGCAAGGGTTCTCGATGATGCAGGATCTGAACTGGATCGGCAGCGTAATGCCCCAGCTCTATGATCTCACCTGGCTGATGCCGGAGCACCCCATTGATCATGAACACTATGTGCGGGATACCGGTCGCGAGCCGCTCATCTCGGGGGATGTGGGAATCTTCTTAAAGGCTTTGTTCGGCTATTCTTCTATGCCTTCTCTGGAAGAAGTGCTGGTGTATGTCGGGTACTTCGTGGTTCTGTATCTTCTGCTCGAACGACGGAATGCCCAATCGACCGTTGAGGAGAAGGCAACGGTTGAGCAGGCGGGTGCTTCCGCAGCCGGGACTCCCAGGGTGAATCAAGCGGCAAAGGTGGCTGAATAA
- a CDS encoding carbohydrate ABC transporter permease has product MRAKKITLGIHYLALIVVSLVIAFPILFALLQSLMTASDAASYPPHLLPPKIYPGSYREALQTAPLGRYIVNSFAVSLIIVIGQLATSSLSAYAFAFLRFPGRELLFYTFLATLMIPWEVTIIPNYFTIKHLGWLSTYQGLAAPFLATAFGTFLLRQFYLQIPRDLYEAAIIDGCGHWRFFLQIVVPLSRPAMGTLGVYAFLQAWNMYLWPLLVTNQTSMRTVQIGISMLQFEEALSWNLVMAGVIMVLLPTIVLLIVGQRQLVKGLMAGAIKG; this is encoded by the coding sequence ATTCGAGCCAAGAAGATAACGCTAGGCATTCATTATCTCGCTTTGATCGTTGTTTCGCTGGTGATCGCTTTCCCGATTCTCTTTGCGCTGTTGCAAAGCCTGATGACAGCTTCTGATGCAGCTTCTTACCCGCCGCACCTGCTGCCGCCCAAAATCTATCCGGGCAGTTACCGGGAGGCTCTGCAAACGGCTCCGCTCGGGAGGTATATCGTTAATAGTTTTGCGGTTTCTCTCATCATTGTCATCGGACAGCTTGCAACGTCGAGTCTGAGTGCATACGCATTCGCTTTTTTGCGGTTTCCGGGGAGGGAGCTGTTGTTTTACACGTTTCTTGCGACTCTCATGATCCCATGGGAAGTAACCATTATCCCCAACTACTTCACAATCAAGCATCTGGGGTGGCTCAGTACATACCAAGGCCTGGCGGCTCCTTTTCTGGCGACAGCGTTTGGAACCTTCCTGCTTCGCCAATTCTACCTTCAGATTCCGCGGGATCTGTACGAAGCGGCAATCATTGACGGGTGTGGTCACTGGCGATTTTTCCTGCAGATTGTGGTTCCGCTGTCGCGGCCTGCCATGGGAACTTTGGGGGTTTATGCGTTTCTGCAGGCCTGGAATATGTACCTGTGGCCACTGTTGGTCACCAACCAGACCTCGATGCGTACGGTGCAAATCGGGATCAGTATGCTGCAGTTTGAAGAGGCTCTTTCCTGGAACCTGGTGATGGCTGGCGTAATCATGGTTTTACTCCCGACCATTGTTCTGCTGATTGTCGGCCAGCGGCAATTGGTGAAAGGACTCATGGCGGGCGCCATAAAAGGGTAA